Proteins encoded together in one Eubalaena glacialis isolate mEubGla1 chromosome 7, mEubGla1.1.hap2.+ XY, whole genome shotgun sequence window:
- the PEX6 gene encoding peroxisome biogenesis factor 6 isoform X1, with the protein MALAVLRVLEPFPTETPPLAVLLPPGGPWPAAGLGLVLALRPAGESPAGPALLVAALEGPGAGTEEQGPGPPQLLVSRALLRLLALGSGAWVRARPVRRPPALGWALLGTSSGPGLGPRVGPLLVRRGETLPVPGPRVLETRPALQGLLGPGTRLAVTELRGRAKLGPETEDSSRPPPPPVVSSFAASGTVRRLRGVLGGTGDALGVSRSCLRNLSLFQGEWVWVTRAGESSNTSQPHLATVQVLEPRWDLCERLGPSSGQLGEPLADGLALVPATLAFNLGCDPLEVGELKIQRYLEGSSTPEDRGSCSVLPGPPFAKELHIEIVSSPHYSTNGTYDHVLYRHFQTPRAVQEGDVLCVPTVGQVEILEGSPEKLPRWREMFFKVKKTVGEAPDGPTRAYVADTTHTSLYLVGSTLSLVPRIPSGESTPWSSLSPPGLEGLVTELCAALKPRLQPGGALLTGTGSVLLRGPPGSGKTTAVAAACNCLGLHLLKVPCSSLCADSSGAVETKLQATFSRAGRCRPVVLLLTAVDLLGRDRDGLGEDARVVATLRRLLLDEDPLTSCPPLMVVATTSRAQDLPVDVQTAFPHELEVPVLSEGQRLSILRALTAHLPLGQEVNLAQLARRCAGFVVGDLYALLTHSSRAACTRIKNSGWAGGLSEEDEGELCAAGFPLLAEDFGQALEQLQSAHSQAVGAPKIPLVSWHDVGGLQEVKKEILETIQLPLEHPELLSLGLRRSGLLLHGPPGTGKTLLAKAVATECSLTFLSVKGPELINMYVGQSEENVREVFARARAAAPCVIFFDELDSLAPSRGRSGDSGGVMDRVVSQLLAELDGLHSTQDVFVIGATNRPDLLDPALLRPGRFDKLVFVGVSEDRASQLRVLSAITRKFRLEPSVSLVDVLDHCPPQLTGADLYSLCSDAMTAALKRRVRDLEEGLEPGSSALLLTMEDLLQAAARLQPSVSEHELLRYKSIQRKFAAC; encoded by the exons ATGGCCCTGGCAGTCTTGCGGGTCCTGGAGCCCTTCCCGACGGAGACACCCCCGTTGGCGGTGCTGCTGCCGCCCGGGGGCCCGTGGCCTGCGGCGGGGCTGGGCCTGGTGCTGGCGCTGCGGCCTGCTGGGGAGAGCCCGGCGGGGCCGGCGCTGCTAGTGGCCGCCCTGGAGGGACCGGGCGCGGGCACCGAAGAGCAAGGGCCGGGGCCTCCGCAGCTGCTGGTTAGCCGCGCGCTGCTGCGGCTCCTGGCCCTGGGCTCCGGGGCATGGGTGCGGGCGCGGCCGGTGCGGCGGCCCCCGGCGCTGGGCTGGGCGCTGCTCGGCACCTCGTCTGGGCCCGGGCTCGGACCGAGAGTCGGGCCGTTGCTGGTGAGGCGCGGAGAGACCCTGCCAGTACCCGGACCGCGGGTGCTGGAGACGCGGCCGGCGTTACAAGGGCTACTGGGCCCAGGGACGCGACTAGCTGTGACTGAGCTCCGTGGGCGGGCCAAACTGGGTCCGGAGACTGAGGACAGCAGccggcccccacccccgccggtGGTGTCCTCCTTCGCGGCCTCTGGCACAGTCCGGCGACTCCGGGGAGTTCTGGGAGGGACTGGAGATGCACTGGGGGTGAGCCGGAGCTGTCTCCGTAACCTCAGCCTCTTCCAGGGCGAATGGGTGTGGGTGACCCGGGCTGGAGAGTCATCGAACACTTCCCAGCCACACTTGGCCACGGTGCAGGTCCTAGAGCCTCGCTGGGACCTCTGTGAAAGGCTGGGACCCAGCTCTGGGCAGCTGGGAGAGCCCCTCGCTGACGGACTGGCCCTCGTGCCTGCTACTCTGGCTTTTAATCTCGGCTGTGATCCCCTGGAGGTGGGAGAGCTTAAAATTCAG AGATACTTGGAGGGCTCCAGCACCCCTGAAGACAGAGGAAGCTGCTCAGTGCTGCCTGGGCCTCCGTTTGCCAAAGAGTTACACATCGAAATTGTGTCCTCTCCTCACTACAGCACTAATGGAACTTATGACCATGTTCTTTACCGGCACTTTCAGACACCCAG GGCAGTCCAGGAAGGGGATGTTCTGTGTGTGCCAACAGTCGGGCAAGTAGAGATCCTGGAAGGAAGCCCAGAGAAACTGCCCAG GTGGCGGGAGatgttttttaaagtgaagaaaacagTTGGGGAAGCTCCGGATGGGCCAACCAGGGCCTACGTAGCTGACACCACCCACACCTCCTTGTACTTG GTGGGTTCTACCCTGAGCCTTGTTCCGAGGATCCCTTCAGGTGAATCCACTCCCTGGAGCAGCTTGTCTCCTCCAGGCCTGGAGGGCTTGGTGACCGAGCTCTGTGCTGCCCTGAAGCCCCGCCTCCAGCCAGG GGGTGCCCTGCTGACAGGAACAGGCAGTGTCCTTCTACGGGGCCCCCCAGGCAGTGGGAAGACCACTGCAGTTGCTGCCGCCTGCAACTGCCTCGGGCTCCACTTACTGAAG gtgccctgctccagcctctgtgCAGACAGTAGCGGGGCTGTGGAGACAAAACTGCAGGCCACTTTCTCCCGGGCCGGGCGCTGCCGGCCTGTGGTTCTGTTGCTGACAGCCGTGGACCTGCTGGGCCGGGACCGTGATGGGCTAGGCGAGGACGCCCGTGTGGTGGCCACACTGCGTCGCCTCCTCCTGGATGAAGACCCCCTCACCAG CTGCCCTCCCCTGATGGTCGTGGCCACCACAAGCCGGGCCCAGGACCTGCCTGTGGATGTGCAGACAGCGTTTCCTCACGAGCTGGAGGTACCTGTGCTGTCAGAGGGGCAGCGGCTCAGCATCCTGCGGGCCCTCACTGCCCACCTCCCGCTGGGCCAAGAGGTGAACCTGGCGCAGCTGGCACGGCGGTGTGCA GGCTTTGTGGTAGGGGATCTCTATGCCCTTTTGACCCACAGCAGCCGGGCAGCCTGCACCAGGATCAAGAACTCGGG CTGGGCAGGTGGCTTGAGTGAGGAGGATGAGGGGGAGCTGTGTGCTGCTGGCTTTCCTCTCTTGGCTGAGGACTTTGGGCAGGCGCTGGAGCAGCTGCAGTCAGCTCACTCCCAGGCCGTCGGAGCCCCCAAG ATCCCCCTGGTGTCCTGGCACGATGTGGGTGGGCTGCAGGAGGTGAAGAAGGAGATTCTGGAGACTATTCAGCTCCCTCTAGAGCACCCTGAGCTGCTGAGCCTGGGCCTGAGGCGCTCCGGCCTTCTGCTCCACGGGCCCCCTGGCACGGGCAAGACCCTCCTGGCCAAGGCAGTAGCCACTGAGTGCAGCCTTACCTTCCTCAG CGTGAAGGGGCCCGAGCTGATCAACATGTACGTGGGCCAAAGCGAGGAGAATGTACGGGAAG TGTTTGCCAGGGCCAGGGCCGCAGCTCCATGCGTCATCTTCTTTGATGAACTGGACTCCTTGGCCCCAAGCCGGGGGCGAAGTGGAGACTCTGGAGGTGTGATGGACAG GGTGGTGTCTCAGCTCCTGGCCGAGCTGGATGGGCTTCACAGCACTCAGGATGTGTTTGTGATTGGAGCCACCAACAGACCAGACCTCCTGGACCCTGCCCTTctgaggcccggcag GTTTGACAAGCTGGTGTTTGTGGGAGTGAGCGAGGACCGCGCCTCCCAGCTGCGTGTTCTGAGCGCCATCACGCGCAA ATTCAGGCTCGAGCCCTCTGTGAGCCTGGTGGACGTGCTGGACCACTGCCCACCCCAGCTGACGGGCGCAGACCTCTACTCCCTATGCTCCGATGCCATGACAGCTGCCCTCAAACGCAGGGTTCGGGACCTGGAGGAAG GCCTGGAGCCCGGGAGCTCGGCACTGCTGCTCACCATGGAGGACCTGCTGCAGGCTGCGGCCCGGCTACAGCCCTCGGTCAGCGAGCACGAGCTGCTCCGGTACAAGAGCATCCAGCGCAAGTTTGCTGCCTGCTAG
- the PEX6 gene encoding peroxisome biogenesis factor 6 isoform X2: protein MALAVLRVLEPFPTETPPLAVLLPPGGPWPAAGLGLVLALRPAGESPAGPALLVAALEGPGAGTEEQGPGPPQLLVSRALLRLLALGSGAWVRARPVRRPPALGWALLGTSSGPGLGPRVGPLLVRRGETLPVPGPRVLETRPALQGLLGPGTRLAVTELRGRAKLGPETEDSSRPPPPPVVSSFAASGTVRRLRGVLGGTGDALGVSRSCLRNLSLFQGEWVWVTRAGESSNTSQPHLATVQVLEPRWDLCERLGPSSGQLGEPLADGLALVPATLAFNLGCDPLEVGELKIQRYLEGSSTPEDRGSCSVLPGPPFAKELHIEIVSSPHYSTNGTYDHVLYRHFQTPRAVQEGDVLCVPTVGQVEILEGSPEKLPRWREMFFKVKKTVGEAPDGPTRAYVADTTHTSLYLVGSTLSLVPRIPSGESTPWSSLSPPGLEGLVTELCAALKPRLQPGGALLTGTGSVLLRGPPGSGKTTAVAAACNCLGLHLLKVPCSSLCADSSGAVETKLQATFSRAGRCRPVVLLLTAVDLLGRDRDGLGEDARVVATLRRLLLDEDPLTSCPPLMVVATTSRAQDLPVDVQTAFPHELEVPVLSEGQRLSILRALTAHLPLGQEGFVVGDLYALLTHSSRAACTRIKNSGWAGGLSEEDEGELCAAGFPLLAEDFGQALEQLQSAHSQAVGAPKIPLVSWHDVGGLQEVKKEILETIQLPLEHPELLSLGLRRSGLLLHGPPGTGKTLLAKAVATECSLTFLSVKGPELINMYVGQSEENVREVFARARAAAPCVIFFDELDSLAPSRGRSGDSGGVMDRVVSQLLAELDGLHSTQDVFVIGATNRPDLLDPALLRPGRFDKLVFVGVSEDRASQLRVLSAITRKFRLEPSVSLVDVLDHCPPQLTGADLYSLCSDAMTAALKRRVRDLEEGLEPGSSALLLTMEDLLQAAARLQPSVSEHELLRYKSIQRKFAAC, encoded by the exons ATGGCCCTGGCAGTCTTGCGGGTCCTGGAGCCCTTCCCGACGGAGACACCCCCGTTGGCGGTGCTGCTGCCGCCCGGGGGCCCGTGGCCTGCGGCGGGGCTGGGCCTGGTGCTGGCGCTGCGGCCTGCTGGGGAGAGCCCGGCGGGGCCGGCGCTGCTAGTGGCCGCCCTGGAGGGACCGGGCGCGGGCACCGAAGAGCAAGGGCCGGGGCCTCCGCAGCTGCTGGTTAGCCGCGCGCTGCTGCGGCTCCTGGCCCTGGGCTCCGGGGCATGGGTGCGGGCGCGGCCGGTGCGGCGGCCCCCGGCGCTGGGCTGGGCGCTGCTCGGCACCTCGTCTGGGCCCGGGCTCGGACCGAGAGTCGGGCCGTTGCTGGTGAGGCGCGGAGAGACCCTGCCAGTACCCGGACCGCGGGTGCTGGAGACGCGGCCGGCGTTACAAGGGCTACTGGGCCCAGGGACGCGACTAGCTGTGACTGAGCTCCGTGGGCGGGCCAAACTGGGTCCGGAGACTGAGGACAGCAGccggcccccacccccgccggtGGTGTCCTCCTTCGCGGCCTCTGGCACAGTCCGGCGACTCCGGGGAGTTCTGGGAGGGACTGGAGATGCACTGGGGGTGAGCCGGAGCTGTCTCCGTAACCTCAGCCTCTTCCAGGGCGAATGGGTGTGGGTGACCCGGGCTGGAGAGTCATCGAACACTTCCCAGCCACACTTGGCCACGGTGCAGGTCCTAGAGCCTCGCTGGGACCTCTGTGAAAGGCTGGGACCCAGCTCTGGGCAGCTGGGAGAGCCCCTCGCTGACGGACTGGCCCTCGTGCCTGCTACTCTGGCTTTTAATCTCGGCTGTGATCCCCTGGAGGTGGGAGAGCTTAAAATTCAG AGATACTTGGAGGGCTCCAGCACCCCTGAAGACAGAGGAAGCTGCTCAGTGCTGCCTGGGCCTCCGTTTGCCAAAGAGTTACACATCGAAATTGTGTCCTCTCCTCACTACAGCACTAATGGAACTTATGACCATGTTCTTTACCGGCACTTTCAGACACCCAG GGCAGTCCAGGAAGGGGATGTTCTGTGTGTGCCAACAGTCGGGCAAGTAGAGATCCTGGAAGGAAGCCCAGAGAAACTGCCCAG GTGGCGGGAGatgttttttaaagtgaagaaaacagTTGGGGAAGCTCCGGATGGGCCAACCAGGGCCTACGTAGCTGACACCACCCACACCTCCTTGTACTTG GTGGGTTCTACCCTGAGCCTTGTTCCGAGGATCCCTTCAGGTGAATCCACTCCCTGGAGCAGCTTGTCTCCTCCAGGCCTGGAGGGCTTGGTGACCGAGCTCTGTGCTGCCCTGAAGCCCCGCCTCCAGCCAGG GGGTGCCCTGCTGACAGGAACAGGCAGTGTCCTTCTACGGGGCCCCCCAGGCAGTGGGAAGACCACTGCAGTTGCTGCCGCCTGCAACTGCCTCGGGCTCCACTTACTGAAG gtgccctgctccagcctctgtgCAGACAGTAGCGGGGCTGTGGAGACAAAACTGCAGGCCACTTTCTCCCGGGCCGGGCGCTGCCGGCCTGTGGTTCTGTTGCTGACAGCCGTGGACCTGCTGGGCCGGGACCGTGATGGGCTAGGCGAGGACGCCCGTGTGGTGGCCACACTGCGTCGCCTCCTCCTGGATGAAGACCCCCTCACCAG CTGCCCTCCCCTGATGGTCGTGGCCACCACAAGCCGGGCCCAGGACCTGCCTGTGGATGTGCAGACAGCGTTTCCTCACGAGCTGGAGGTACCTGTGCTGTCAGAGGGGCAGCGGCTCAGCATCCTGCGGGCCCTCACTGCCCACCTCCCGCTGGGCCAAGAG GGCTTTGTGGTAGGGGATCTCTATGCCCTTTTGACCCACAGCAGCCGGGCAGCCTGCACCAGGATCAAGAACTCGGG CTGGGCAGGTGGCTTGAGTGAGGAGGATGAGGGGGAGCTGTGTGCTGCTGGCTTTCCTCTCTTGGCTGAGGACTTTGGGCAGGCGCTGGAGCAGCTGCAGTCAGCTCACTCCCAGGCCGTCGGAGCCCCCAAG ATCCCCCTGGTGTCCTGGCACGATGTGGGTGGGCTGCAGGAGGTGAAGAAGGAGATTCTGGAGACTATTCAGCTCCCTCTAGAGCACCCTGAGCTGCTGAGCCTGGGCCTGAGGCGCTCCGGCCTTCTGCTCCACGGGCCCCCTGGCACGGGCAAGACCCTCCTGGCCAAGGCAGTAGCCACTGAGTGCAGCCTTACCTTCCTCAG CGTGAAGGGGCCCGAGCTGATCAACATGTACGTGGGCCAAAGCGAGGAGAATGTACGGGAAG TGTTTGCCAGGGCCAGGGCCGCAGCTCCATGCGTCATCTTCTTTGATGAACTGGACTCCTTGGCCCCAAGCCGGGGGCGAAGTGGAGACTCTGGAGGTGTGATGGACAG GGTGGTGTCTCAGCTCCTGGCCGAGCTGGATGGGCTTCACAGCACTCAGGATGTGTTTGTGATTGGAGCCACCAACAGACCAGACCTCCTGGACCCTGCCCTTctgaggcccggcag GTTTGACAAGCTGGTGTTTGTGGGAGTGAGCGAGGACCGCGCCTCCCAGCTGCGTGTTCTGAGCGCCATCACGCGCAA ATTCAGGCTCGAGCCCTCTGTGAGCCTGGTGGACGTGCTGGACCACTGCCCACCCCAGCTGACGGGCGCAGACCTCTACTCCCTATGCTCCGATGCCATGACAGCTGCCCTCAAACGCAGGGTTCGGGACCTGGAGGAAG GCCTGGAGCCCGGGAGCTCGGCACTGCTGCTCACCATGGAGGACCTGCTGCAGGCTGCGGCCCGGCTACAGCCCTCGGTCAGCGAGCACGAGCTGCTCCGGTACAAGAGCATCCAGCGCAAGTTTGCTGCCTGCTAG